GTGGGCGCGCCGGTACAGCTGGAAGTGCTCTTCGACCAGCCGCGAGCGGCGCGGTGCGGAAATTTTCAGGGCGTCGAGCCGACGCTCGTAGCGCGCGAGTTGGGGTGCGTAACGCCGCGAGAGGTCCACCGTGAGAGCCGGTGGTGGGGGCAGTTCCGCCCGGCGCGGACTGACGGCATCACTTTGCCAATGGGTGTATTGCCGCGAGACAAACCAGGCCACCGAGGGGCTGAAGCTGATCAGCAGCAGCAAGGTCATCGTCGCGAGCGCTTTGCCCCGCACGATCCATGGATTGCCCCGCGCCACGACGGACACGCTTTGAGCGTACGCGAGCGGAGCGGGCACCACAAGCGCCGGGCTCTCCACCCTTCATAAGAAATCAAGACGCTCGGTCACCGAGCGCCTTGATTCGTCAGAAACGGAAGGTGGAGTCAGCCTTTGACTGCGCCTGCCGTCAGGCCTGACACGATGTTGCGCTGGAAGATCAGCACCAACAGGATCAGCGGAATCGTCACGATGACGCTGGCTGCCATGATCTGCGCAAAGGGATTCTCGTACTGGCTGGCCCCACTGAACGAACCGATGGCCACCGGAACGGTGCGCGCCGCGTCCGTGGTGGTGAATGTCAGGGCGAACAGAAATTCGTTCCAGGCGGCAATGAAGCCCAGCAGCCCGGTGGTGACCAGGGCAGGCGTCATCACCGGCAGCATTACCTTGAAGAGCGTCTGCAGCGGCGAGGCACCGTCCATGACGGCCGCCTCCTCGAGTTCGCCGGGAATTTCACGTACGAAGCTGGTCAGCACCCACACCGTAAAGGGCAGGGTGAAGATCATGTAACTGAGAATCAGACCGCCCCACTGGTTGTAGAGTCCCAGCGCGCGCACGGTGGTGTACATGCCCCCCAGTACGGCGATCTGTGGAAACACGCTGACCGCCAGAATGGTGTACATCAAGATCGGCTTGAAGCGAAAGCGGAACTTGCCAAGTGCGTAGGCCGAAAGAACCGAGAGCAGCAAACTGATGATCACGGTGCCGCTGGCCACACCAAGGCTGTTGAGCAGGTTGCGCCCGAAAGGCTGACCTTGAAACACCAGCGCGTAATTCTCCAGGGTGGGCCGACGGGGAAACCAGTCGAGCGCGGTGTTCGAAAGTTCTCCCGGGCTGGTGAGGCTGGTCTTGAGCGCCCAGTAAAAGGGAAAGAGCACGTAGAACAGGATGATGGCCACGACCACCCAGAAAAGCGCCAGACCGAGGCGTTGAAGCACAGGATTCTTGTTCATGGCTACCTCAGTCGAAGCGGACCCGCAGGGTGGTGACGTACACGATGGTAAAGATCATGATGATCAGAAAAATCAGGATGCTGACCGCACTGCCGTAACCGAACTGTGCGTTGTCGATCATCTGCTGACGCGCGTAGATGCTCATGGTCATCGTTTCGGGGGCGTTGCCCTTGACGATGTACGGCATGTCGAACACCCGCAGTGCGTCGAGCGTGCGGAAGATCAGGGCCACCAGCAGGGCAGGGGTGAGCAGTGGCAGCGTGAGACGGAAGAACTGGCGCACCTTGCTGGCACCGTCCACGTCAGCTGCTTCGTACATGTCGCTGGGGATGCTCTGCAGGCCGGCGAGCAGCAGCAGGGCCATGAAGGGGGTCGTTTTCCAGACGTCCACGGCCACCAGCGCCCACAGGGCCGTGCTGGGGTCGGCCACAAAGGACTGTCCGACGTCCAGCATGCCCAGATTGCGTCCCCACTGGCTGATAATTCCGAAGTTGTCCTGATACATCCAGTTCCACATCTGCGCGCTCACCACGGTCGGCACGGCCCAGGGCACCAGGATGGCAGTGCGCAGCAGACCGCGCCCCTTGAACTTGCTGTTGATGACCAGCGCAAAGGCGAGCCCCAGCAGCGTTTCGGTCACCACCGAGGCCAGCGTGAAGCGCAGGGTTGTCCAGACCGACTGCCACCACAGCGGATCGGTCAGCAGCCCGAGTGCCGTACCGTCGTCACCACGGAAGAAAAAATTGTCGAATCCGATGTAGTTCGGTGACGCATCCGTGTTGATGTTGTATTCCGTCAGGGACAGGTACAGCGTGCGCAGCAGCGGATACCCTGCAACCAGGGCGATCACGATCAACGTGGGCAGCAACAGCCAGATCGCCGTGCGGGCCCGGGTCGCTTCGACGCTGCGGCCACGCTTGGGGTGGCTTTGCGCGGATGGGGTAGAAGTCGCCATGATGCTCCTTTCATATTCAGTGTGCGGCGTCCACGTCCGGACAGGATGCGCGCGTTGTTATGAATTTGCAGCAAATTCACGTTGGGCGCCCTGGTAGGGGGCGCCCAACGGTGCGGTTCCTGCCCGGCTCCGGCTTAGAAGCCGCGGCCCTTGATGCGGGTGATCTGTGCCTGGATGCTGGCCGCGGCCGCCTCGGGCGTCTGCTTTTTGGTCAGCACGCCGTAGACGCCGCTTGCAAAGGCGTTGGACACCTGGTTGTACTTGCTCTTGGTGGCCGTGGCGGGACGCGCGACGGCGTTGACGAACACGTCGTACAGGCTGCCGAAGAAGGGCACGGCCTTGAGCACGTCCTGGTCCTTGTACAGCGAGGCAATGGTGGGGTTGTAGCTGGCCTCGATGGCGCGGCGCTTCTGTTCTTCCCGCCCGGTCAGGTAGCGCACCAGATCGGCGGCTTCCTTGGGGTGAGCGCTGTAGTTGTTGACCGCCAGCTGCCAGCCACCCAGCGTGGCTGCGGGCTTGCCGCCCGGGCCTGCGGGGAGTGCGGCCACGCCGATCTTGCCCCGAATGGGTGACTTCTCGTCCTGACCGGCCGCGTAGGCGTAAGGCCAGTTGCGCATGAAGGCAGCGTTTCCGCCTTGGAAGACGTTGCGCGCTTCTTCCTCGGCGTAGGTGGTGACAGCCTGGGGCGCGATGGTGCCGATCCAGCCCTGCACGGTCTTGAGCGCGGCGACGGTCTTGGGGTTGTTGATGGTGACGTTGCCGTTGGCGTCGACGATGCTGCCGCCACCGAAGCTGGCGACCCATTCCAGGGCGTCGCAGGTCAGGCCTTCGTAGTTTTTGCCTTGAAAGACGAAGCCGACAAAGCGCGGGTTGTCCTTGCGCTCACCGTCCTGAATTTTCTTGGCCATCGTTTCCAGTTCGGCCCAGGTCTTCGGTGCGCTCTTGTAGCCGTATTTTTCCATCAGGTCGGTGCGGTAGTACAGCACGCCCGCGTCGGTGAACCACGGTACGCCCACCAGCTTGCCGTTGATGGTGTTGTTCTTGACGATCGCGGGGAAGTGCGCATCGAGTTCCGCTTTGGGAATCGATTTGCTGAGGTCGGCGAGGTGCTGGCTGATCAGGCCCGGCCACACCACGTCGATCATGTACACGTCGACGTCCTTGGACTTGGCGCCCAGCTGCTGTTGGTAGAGGGCCAGGCGGTCACCCGTCTCTTTGGGCACCTGCAGCACACGCACGGTGTTCCCGGTCTTCTTGGCCCAGGCGTCCGCGCCAGTCTTGCACTGATCGTATCCACTGCCGACCGAGTCGCAGGCGAAGGTCAGGGTTACACCCTGGGCTGAGGCCGCTCCCGCCGAAAAGGCGAGGCTCAAGGTGGAAATCAGCACGGCTTTTTTCATATGTCCCCCTACTAGAACAAATGCTGCGATGTTGGTGCACTCCAGGATAGAGCCTGCCGACGATCCCCGATTATACTTGGAATCGGTTCCACAAGACGATTGACTGACGGTTAAGGCTACCTCGCCCATGAAACGCTTGTCAATCAAACCTCAGCCTTGCTTGAGGAAATACCGCGCTGCGCGGGGCCCGTGGCCGCGTCGTTCGAGCTTTCCGGCGTCGACAAGCGATCGCAGGGCCCGCCAGCTTCCCTGGGTAGAAAGCCCGCACGCCATCCGGAGCTCACCGTTGGCCACCCCGGAAGTGCGGGCGGCCAGCATCAGGGCCACCTCGCGCGTAGAGGGCCGCGCCGGCCTGTCAGAAGTGGAGGGCGTCTGAGCACGCTGCAGGGCAGGAGAAGGGTGTGCAGGCATTGGAGGAGGCTGTGGAGTCGGGTGTTGCACGGTGGAATGGGCATGTCGCACCGTTCCACGGCCAATCGCGGCGCGCGAGGCCGGTGACAGCTCGTAGCGCGTGGCCGATCCACGCCCGGTCCGCGTGATCAGCCCACGGTCCTCCATGGTGGCCAGCAGGCGCGGTGTACGCTCTTCGGGCAGTTGCAGGGCGCGCGCCAGCTCGCCCCGCGCCGCCTCACCCTCCCGTCCCAGCAGGCTCAGCACGATCAGCATGTCGAGGTTAAGGGTCTGCATCTCTTCTTGCTTGCGGGCCACGAAGCGCACGAACTCGGCATCGAAGCCGGGGTTGTGCAGCGTCAGCGTTACGGCGTCCGGGTACGTGATGAATTCCGGTGGCTCTTTGCCGTGACGCAGCATCAACTGGTACATCTTGTCGACGCCCACTCCGGCACGCTCAACGAAGCCAAGCCGCGCCAGCGCCTCGGCCAGCAGCGGATTGCGGCGCTTGGGCTGGTGTCGCAGGATGTTTTTCGGCGTGATGCCGCCCGGAAATCCGCCTGGATTGCTGATCTCCAGCCGGTCGGGATAATGATGCACGTGCACCACGTCGCGCAGCTGATAGTCGCGGTGCGCCAGGGCGTTCAGGATGGCTTCGCGGTACACGGCCTCGTCGAAATCCCAGACCTCGATGCGAAACAGCCCGACCTGCACCGGAGTAAACGCGTTGCGCGCCTGCACCAGTTCCGAGAGCCGCAGCAGCAGCGCCGGAAGGGGACGCAGCAGATCCTCACGAAACTGAAAATCGACGTCGCCCTGAGCGTGATGGTAATAATCGACTTCGGCCTGCGGAATGTAGGCTTTCAGGGCGCGCGGCGTGCCAGCCATCAGCACGCCCGCGATGGTCGGACGCCATTCGCCGTCCTGTTCGACGAGCAAACCCAGCTCACGCAAAAAATCCAGGTCGGCCAGCTGAGCAAGGTCGCCGCGTCGCCCCATCGAGCGCAGGCGGGCGACTTCCAGCGGATCGAGGTCGGCGAGCGAAGCGTGAGGTGGCACGGTGGCGGTGTAGTCGGGTTGGGCCAGGGGCTCCACGTTGCTCGCACTCACGGGAACGAGGTGCGCGCCATCCCAG
The Deinococcus peraridilitoris DSM 19664 genome window above contains:
- a CDS encoding carbohydrate ABC transporter permease gives rise to the protein MNKNPVLQRLGLALFWVVVAIILFYVLFPFYWALKTSLTSPGELSNTALDWFPRRPTLENYALVFQGQPFGRNLLNSLGVASGTVIISLLLSVLSAYALGKFRFRFKPILMYTILAVSVFPQIAVLGGMYTTVRALGLYNQWGGLILSYMIFTLPFTVWVLTSFVREIPGELEEAAVMDGASPLQTLFKVMLPVMTPALVTTGLLGFIAAWNEFLFALTFTTTDAARTVPVAIGSFSGASQYENPFAQIMAASVIVTIPLILLVLIFQRNIVSGLTAGAVKG
- a CDS encoding carbohydrate ABC transporter permease — its product is MATSTPSAQSHPKRGRSVEATRARTAIWLLLPTLIVIALVAGYPLLRTLYLSLTEYNINTDASPNYIGFDNFFFRGDDGTALGLLTDPLWWQSVWTTLRFTLASVVTETLLGLAFALVINSKFKGRGLLRTAILVPWAVPTVVSAQMWNWMYQDNFGIISQWGRNLGMLDVGQSFVADPSTALWALVAVDVWKTTPFMALLLLAGLQSIPSDMYEAADVDGASKVRQFFRLTLPLLTPALLVALIFRTLDALRVFDMPYIVKGNAPETMTMSIYARQQMIDNAQFGYGSAVSILIFLIIMIFTIVYVTTLRVRFD
- a CDS encoding ABC transporter substrate-binding protein; protein product: MKKAVLISTLSLAFSAGAASAQGVTLTFACDSVGSGYDQCKTGADAWAKKTGNTVRVLQVPKETGDRLALYQQQLGAKSKDVDVYMIDVVWPGLISQHLADLSKSIPKAELDAHFPAIVKNNTINGKLVGVPWFTDAGVLYYRTDLMEKYGYKSAPKTWAELETMAKKIQDGERKDNPRFVGFVFQGKNYEGLTCDALEWVASFGGGSIVDANGNVTINNPKTVAALKTVQGWIGTIAPQAVTTYAEEEARNVFQGGNAAFMRNWPYAYAAGQDEKSPIRGKIGVAALPAGPGGKPAATLGGWQLAVNNYSAHPKEAADLVRYLTGREEQKRRAIEASYNPTIASLYKDQDVLKAVPFFGSLYDVFVNAVARPATATKSKYNQVSNAFASGVYGVLTKKQTPEAAAASIQAQITRIKGRGF
- a CDS encoding AlbA family DNA-binding domain-containing protein; this encodes MNKPTPALGFSPLIAPPSAQHVHLPLDISPLDLARYAVGLANVRGGTVIVGMGRDGVQDAGDLHPLQVTHAIFELSGGRLSVNVQHHLTDAGRVLLVHVPQAPYLLATPSGEVVAWDGAHLVPVSASNVEPLAQPDYTATVPPHASLADLDPLEVARLRSMGRRGDLAQLADLDFLRELGLLVEQDGEWRPTIAGVLMAGTPRALKAYIPQAEVDYYHHAQGDVDFQFREDLLRPLPALLLRLSELVQARNAFTPVQVGLFRIEVWDFDEAVYREAILNALAHRDYQLRDVVHVHHYPDRLEISNPGGFPGGITPKNILRHQPKRRNPLLAEALARLGFVERAGVGVDKMYQLMLRHGKEPPEFITYPDAVTLTLHNPGFDAEFVRFVARKQEEMQTLNLDMLIVLSLLGREGEAARGELARALQLPEERTPRLLATMEDRGLITRTGRGSATRYELSPASRAAIGRGTVRHAHSTVQHPTPQPPPMPAHPSPALQRAQTPSTSDRPARPSTREVALMLAARTSGVANGELRMACGLSTQGSWRALRSLVDAGKLERRGHGPRAARYFLKQG